The following are encoded together in the Candidatus Methylomirabilis oxygeniifera genome:
- a CDS encoding putative DNA polymerase III, delta subunit (Evidence 3 : Function proposed based on presence of conserved amino acid motif, structural feature or limited homology) has translation MGRGIRKSYSVAEQVRRGEVAPVYCLYGEEEYRREQTLNQLLDALLTKDARDLNLDQIRPGETGAPSILGSVRTLPFLALRRVVLIRGVEELSREQQEELLAYLNDPCPTSCLVLTARRLDLRTRLAAALQKKGVLLRFDRLEADSLKDSLLAAADDRGVRLHPDAIGLLLALVGDDFRQLIYNIEKVALFVGEREEIRANDIEAMVGETRVRSIFQLTDAVSSRNLDMALRCLTGLLESGEEPLAIIGMLARQIRLLVRAKALQEQKVPVSRMTQEFHLPPRVVVALAEQSSSRSWRQLTDALQSLSGTDVVIKTGRSAAPVALSGLVWNLCRA, from the coding sequence ATGGGGCGCGGGATCAGGAAAAGCTACTCAGTTGCCGAACAAGTCCGTAGAGGGGAGGTTGCGCCGGTCTATTGTCTCTACGGAGAGGAAGAGTATCGTCGGGAACAGACGCTGAACCAGCTCCTCGACGCATTGCTGACGAAAGATGCGAGAGACCTGAATCTCGACCAGATTCGGCCAGGGGAGACCGGGGCGCCATCGATTCTAGGGAGTGTGCGCACTCTACCGTTTCTGGCATTGCGGCGGGTGGTTTTGATCCGAGGCGTCGAGGAGCTGTCGCGTGAGCAGCAGGAGGAGCTGCTTGCCTATCTCAACGACCCCTGCCCCACGAGCTGTCTTGTGCTGACAGCGAGACGTCTTGACCTCCGGACCCGACTGGCCGCGGCATTACAAAAAAAAGGCGTACTGCTTCGCTTTGACCGGTTGGAGGCAGATTCATTGAAGGACTCTCTCCTGGCAGCGGCTGACGACCGTGGCGTGCGGCTGCACCCGGACGCGATCGGCCTGCTTCTGGCCCTGGTTGGGGACGATTTCCGGCAGTTAATCTACAATATAGAGAAGGTCGCGCTTTTCGTTGGCGAGCGCGAGGAGATACGCGCGAACGATATCGAAGCCATGGTTGGTGAGACCCGGGTGAGATCGATCTTTCAACTGACCGACGCCGTGTCAAGCAGGAACCTGGATATGGCTCTTCGTTGCCTGACAGGTCTATTGGAGAGTGGGGAAGAGCCCCTGGCTATTATCGGCATGCTCGCCCGTCAGATCCGTCTGTTAGTCCGGGCAAAAGCACTGCAAGAGCAGAAGGTTCCGGTCAGTAGGATGACCCAGGAGTTTCATCTACCGCCTCGCGTCGTTGTTGCCTTGGCAGAGCAGAGTTCTTCACGTTCATGGCGGCAATTAACGGATGCGCTCCAGTCGCTCTCGGGGACCGACGTGGTCATCAAAACCGGGAGATCTGCGGCTCCCGTCGCCTTGAGCGGATTAGTCTGGAACCTTTGCCGGGCGTGA
- the rpsT gene encoding 30S ribosomal protein S20: MPITKSAQKHMRQSLKRRLRNRAAKSTLKTVIKKVRTGIEGSDRDAAEKAFLQAVPTIDRAASKGFIHKNAAARYKSRLARQVHALPQSS; the protein is encoded by the coding sequence ATGCCAATCACCAAGTCAGCACAGAAGCACATGCGGCAAAGCCTGAAGCGACGGTTGCGCAATCGCGCGGCAAAGAGCACCCTGAAGACGGTGATCAAAAAGGTGCGAACGGGGATTGAGGGAAGTGACCGGGATGCTGCGGAGAAGGCATTCTTGCAGGCTGTGCCGACCATTGATCGAGCCGCCAGTAAAGGTTTTATCCATAAGAACGCCGCGGCCCGCTACAAGTCACGACTCGCTCGCCAGGTTCACGCCCTCCCGCAATCGTCGTAG
- the ilvH gene encoding Acetolactate synthase small subunit (Acetohydroxy-acid synthase small subunit) (AHAS) (ALS), producing MREKTTTTPKEAKARHIITLLVENHAGVLARVAALIAAKGYNIDSLTVGETMDPSISRMTLVVRGDDSVVEQAVKQLNRLIDVIRVTDLTGEEFVERELVLVKVKAKPEAKAEILRIADIFRAKVVDVAPVSYMLELTGAEDKLNAFVELLRPYGIQEFARTGMTVMTRGSKTLSKQTEEMWKEPDTKLVRDSGRGKVVGLVEKG from the coding sequence ATGAGAGAGAAAACCACGACGACACCGAAAGAGGCGAAGGCGCGTCATATCATCACCCTGCTCGTGGAAAACCACGCGGGCGTCCTCGCGCGTGTCGCCGCTCTTATTGCCGCAAAAGGGTATAACATCGATAGTCTCACCGTGGGGGAGACCATGGATCCATCCATCTCCAGGATGACTCTTGTGGTGAGGGGAGACGACTCGGTGGTGGAGCAGGCGGTCAAGCAGTTGAATCGGCTGATTGACGTGATCCGTGTCACTGACCTGACCGGTGAAGAGTTCGTCGAGCGTGAGCTGGTGCTTGTGAAGGTGAAAGCCAAACCGGAGGCAAAGGCTGAGATCCTTCGGATCGCCGATATTTTTCGGGCCAAGGTGGTGGATGTGGCGCCCGTTTCGTACATGCTGGAGCTGACCGGCGCCGAGGATAAGTTGAACGCCTTTGTTGAACTTCTCAGGCCGTACGGCATTCAGGAGTTTGCGAGGACGGGCATGACGGTGATGACCAGAGGCAGCAAAACGCTGAGTAAACAGACCGAAGAGATGTGGAAGGAACCGGACACCAAGCTTGTCCGCGACTCCGGTCGAGGAAAGGTGGTTGGGCTCGTCGAGAAGGGGTGA
- a CDS encoding exported protein of unknown function (Evidence 5 : No homology to any previously reported sequences), with translation MRTIVCMAVLLMLAGCGYRSVGSGEVNALQSSVKTISIGIVKNRTFRPTIQPALRDALIRRLVADGRIKVVEEGADAILEGAIEGFGEEPLAFGSADTAKRLRMSISFSFTVKNRSEDKVLLRDGVTGVAYYFTGTGLAETRTAEDEATLRAVTDLAEQVVSRLIDGV, from the coding sequence ATGAGAACAATCGTATGCATGGCGGTACTATTGATGCTGGCTGGATGCGGCTATCGATCGGTAGGTTCCGGAGAGGTGAACGCTCTTCAGTCATCCGTAAAGACGATCAGCATCGGGATTGTCAAGAATCGAACCTTCCGTCCTACCATTCAGCCGGCCCTAAGAGATGCACTCATTCGTCGACTTGTGGCCGACGGCCGGATCAAAGTTGTAGAGGAGGGCGCCGACGCCATTTTAGAGGGAGCCATTGAAGGATTCGGCGAAGAACCGCTCGCCTTCGGTTCCGCGGATACGGCCAAGCGCCTGCGAATGAGCATTTCGTTCTCCTTCACAGTGAAAAATCGATCGGAGGATAAGGTGCTTCTCCGGGACGGCGTCACAGGTGTGGCCTATTACTTTACCGGAACGGGCCTCGCTGAGACCAGGACGGCCGAGGATGAGGCGACGCTTCGCGCGGTGACGGATCTGGCCGAGCAGGTCGTCAGTCGACTGATCGATGGGGTATAA
- a CDS encoding Virulence factor protein yields MLLALLLVAVSIAGILLAPWLIRVIAPGFQAIPSKLDLAVSLTRMMFPYIFFIGLAALFMAILNSQGHFAAPALSPTVLNIAMIVCAFYLTPYVDPPIEALAIGVLIGGAGQLLVQIPAIWRRSRGTHWGIDISDPAVGRIGRLMVPGVAGLAITQVNVFIGTLLASLMGEGGISVLYYAFRLIQLPIGLFGVAIATAAFPTMARQAADRSLGEVAATVAYAIRLVLFVTLPAMVGLIIFRVPIVQLLFERGAFDRTVTLATAEVVLFYAVGLGAYVSNRILVPAFYSLQDTTTPVKIGMVTVMVNIASSLLLMRPMGLAGLALATALSSFVNLGLLLIALQRRLGRLNGLRVRSLAQTTGAAAVMALISVSLVYLRDPLTVEPFLYRAAVLSFELAISLAVFIGAAACMGSEELRGLVRGLTGRRREARSEGSEEDCH; encoded by the coding sequence ATGCTGCTGGCGCTGCTGCTCGTAGCGGTCTCCATCGCCGGTATCCTGCTTGCGCCGTGGTTGATCCGAGTCATCGCCCCCGGTTTCCAAGCCATCCCGTCAAAACTTGACCTTGCCGTCTCTCTGACGCGGATGATGTTCCCCTATATCTTTTTTATCGGGTTGGCCGCGCTTTTCATGGCGATTTTGAATTCGCAGGGTCACTTCGCCGCCCCGGCGCTGTCGCCCACTGTACTCAACATCGCCATGATCGTGTGCGCCTTCTATCTGACGCCTTATGTAGACCCGCCGATCGAGGCGCTCGCTATCGGTGTCCTCATTGGCGGCGCGGGTCAGCTTCTGGTTCAAATTCCCGCGATCTGGAGGCGGAGCAGGGGAACCCACTGGGGTATTGATATTAGCGATCCGGCCGTCGGCCGGATCGGGCGTCTTATGGTGCCCGGGGTCGCAGGACTGGCCATTACACAGGTGAACGTCTTCATCGGGACCTTACTCGCCTCACTGATGGGGGAGGGTGGAATTTCGGTCCTGTACTACGCGTTTCGACTAATCCAACTCCCGATCGGTCTTTTTGGAGTAGCGATTGCGACGGCGGCCTTTCCCACCATGGCCAGGCAGGCAGCCGATCGTTCCCTTGGAGAGGTCGCAGCAACCGTGGCCTATGCGATTCGCCTTGTCTTGTTTGTCACGCTACCGGCTATGGTGGGTCTGATAATATTCAGAGTCCCGATCGTTCAGCTCCTGTTTGAGCGGGGCGCCTTTGACCGAACCGTGACCCTCGCCACCGCCGAGGTCGTACTGTTTTATGCCGTCGGTCTTGGGGCCTATGTGTCCAATCGCATTCTCGTGCCGGCCTTCTACTCGCTTCAGGATACGACGACGCCGGTCAAGATCGGGATGGTAACCGTCATGGTCAACATTGCGTCATCTCTCCTGCTGATGCGGCCCATGGGACTAGCCGGCCTGGCCCTCGCGACGGCTCTCTCCTCCTTCGTAAACCTCGGTCTCCTGCTGATCGCCCTACAGCGCCGCCTGGGGCGGCTCAACGGGTTACGCGTTCGTTCGCTCGCACAGACAACCGGGGCTGCCGCCGTCATGGCTCTGATCAGCGTATCGCTCGTCTACCTTCGTGATCCGCTGACGGTTGAACCGTTCCTCTATCGCGCCGCGGTGCTCTCGTTTGAGCTTGCAATAAGCCTCGCCGTCTTCATTGGAGCCGCCGCCTGCATGGGTTCTGAAGAGTTGAGGGGCTTAGTGCGAGGACTGACCGGCCGACGTCGAGAGGCAAGAAGCGAAGGATCCGAGGAAGATTGTCATTGA
- a CDS encoding putative Virulence factor MviN-like protein (fragment) (Evidence 3 : Function proposed based on presence of conserved amino acid motif, structural feature or limited homology), translating into MEQERPGRIARAAGVVSGATLLSRILGFLRDLIIARSFGAGTATDAFFAAFRLPNMLRELLGGGGPLGGVYPGLHRIVQNART; encoded by the coding sequence ATGGAGCAAGAACGTCCCGGGAGAATCGCACGAGCCGCCGGCGTGGTGAGTGGGGCCACCCTGTTAAGTCGTATTCTTGGCTTTCTCCGCGATCTGATCATTGCGAGGTCATTCGGCGCCGGAACCGCAACCGATGCCTTCTTTGCCGCCTTCCGCCTCCCCAATATGTTGCGGGAGCTGCTGGGGGGAGGGGGCCCTCTCGGCGGCGTTTATCCCGGTCTTCACCGAATCGTTCAGAACGCGCGGACGTGA
- the leuS gene encoding leucine tRNA synthetase (Evidence 2a : Function of homologous gene experimentally demonstrated in an other organism; PubMedId : 3320963; Product type e : enzyme) — translation MARGYDFKTIEAKWQRVWEESGAFAVMEEPERRKFYLLEMYPYPSGRIHMGHVRNYAIGDVLARFLRMRGYNVLHPMGWDSFGLPAENAAIEHRTQPARWTSDNIAYMRTQLKRMGFSYDWQREITCSDPAYYRWGQWLFLKLYEKGLVYKKSSAVNWCEVCQTVLANEQVEGGLCWRDGTSVVQKELPGWFFRITAYADELLSSLDNLSGWPEPVKVMQRNWIGKSVGAEVRFPLADREGALTIFTTRQDTLFGVTFMVLAPEHPDALTLAQGTPQEPQVRAFIERITREDRLQRTATDVDKEGVFTGAYAINPLTHERIPVWIGNFVLLEYGTGAIMAVPSNDQRDFEFAQKYGLPVRLAVKPVDVDPDERHLQQAYEGEGVLVNSGPFTGMASQQAREAIADFLEREAIGKRTVNYRLRDWGISRQRYWGNPIPIIYCDGCKTVPVPYRDLPVILPQDVRITMKGGSPLRKVAEFTDVLCPRCGGPARRETDTMDTFVDSSWYFLRFTSPKDEDGPVTPARVNYWMPVDQYIGGIEHAVLHLLYARFFTKAVRDLGLIAVDEPFRRLLTQGMVCKETYRCAEHGFRLPEEVDASSCCRACGRPVKIGRIEKMSKSKKNVVDPEDLLTQYGADTARIFCLFAAPPERDLEWSDQGVEGSFRFLCRIVRLIEDQEALLKEPNPSIAFQKLIAGRALYRKAQQTIKRVTEDIEDDFHFNTAISALMELANEIGRFELVGSADDADERRVAYSYAVETLLLLLSPFAPHLCEELWERLGHDGSIFQAPWPSYDPAIITAEEIVVVVQIDGKVRSRLVMPADADDTAMREAALSDERVKGWLEDRPIRKVVVVPRKLVNIVTGGVR, via the coding sequence AGGCGCAAATTCTACCTCCTTGAGATGTATCCCTACCCGTCCGGCAGGATCCATATGGGCCACGTGCGTAACTATGCCATCGGCGACGTATTGGCTCGGTTTCTCCGGATGCGCGGGTATAACGTGTTACACCCGATGGGCTGGGACTCCTTCGGCCTGCCCGCTGAGAACGCCGCGATTGAACATCGCACGCAGCCGGCCAGGTGGACCAGCGACAATATCGCCTACATGCGTACCCAGCTTAAACGGATGGGGTTCTCCTACGATTGGCAGCGCGAAATCACCTGTAGTGATCCGGCCTACTATCGCTGGGGACAGTGGCTCTTTCTGAAGCTGTACGAGAAGGGGCTGGTCTACAAGAAATCATCCGCTGTCAACTGGTGTGAGGTCTGCCAGACTGTCCTGGCCAATGAGCAGGTTGAAGGGGGGCTCTGCTGGCGAGACGGAACGTCCGTTGTGCAGAAAGAGCTACCGGGATGGTTCTTCAGGATTACCGCGTATGCTGACGAATTGCTAAGCAGCTTGGATAATCTCTCCGGGTGGCCTGAGCCTGTCAAGGTGATGCAGCGCAACTGGATCGGCAAGAGCGTTGGAGCGGAGGTACGCTTCCCGCTGGCCGACCGGGAAGGCGCGCTGACCATCTTTACCACACGACAGGACACGCTCTTCGGGGTAACCTTCATGGTCCTGGCCCCGGAGCACCCGGACGCTCTTACCCTCGCGCAGGGCACGCCGCAGGAGCCGCAGGTGAGAGCCTTCATCGAACGGATTACCCGCGAGGATCGGCTGCAGCGTACAGCGACCGACGTCGATAAGGAGGGGGTGTTCACGGGCGCCTATGCCATCAACCCGCTCACGCACGAGCGAATCCCTGTGTGGATCGGCAATTTCGTCCTGCTGGAGTATGGGACGGGCGCCATTATGGCGGTGCCGAGCAACGACCAGCGCGACTTTGAGTTCGCACAGAAGTATGGTCTGCCGGTCCGCTTGGCCGTGAAGCCTGTCGATGTTGATCCGGATGAGCGTCACTTACAACAGGCCTATGAGGGTGAGGGGGTGCTGGTCAACTCCGGCCCATTTACCGGCATGGCCAGCCAACAGGCGCGCGAGGCGATCGCAGACTTCCTCGAGCGCGAGGCAATCGGGAAGCGAACGGTGAACTATCGGCTCCGCGACTGGGGAATCTCGCGACAGCGCTATTGGGGCAACCCGATCCCGATCATCTACTGTGACGGGTGCAAGACGGTTCCGGTCCCGTACCGTGACCTGCCGGTCATCCTACCTCAGGACGTCCGGATTACAATGAAAGGCGGCTCCCCGCTTCGGAAGGTCGCTGAGTTTACCGACGTGCTGTGTCCACGGTGCGGCGGTCCCGCCAGGCGGGAGACCGATACGATGGACACCTTTGTCGATTCGTCCTGGTATTTTCTTCGATTTACAAGTCCAAAAGACGAGGATGGACCGGTTACGCCTGCTCGCGTCAACTACTGGATGCCGGTCGATCAGTATATCGGGGGGATTGAGCATGCGGTGCTCCACCTGCTGTACGCACGCTTTTTTACCAAGGCAGTCCGCGATCTCGGTCTAATTGCTGTCGATGAGCCGTTTCGCCGGCTGTTGACGCAGGGTATGGTGTGCAAGGAGACGTACCGATGCGCAGAGCATGGCTTTCGATTACCCGAGGAGGTGGACGCTTCGTCCTGCTGTCGCGCGTGCGGTCGTCCGGTGAAGATCGGGCGCATCGAGAAGATGTCGAAATCGAAAAAGAACGTCGTCGATCCCGAAGATCTCTTGACGCAATACGGGGCCGATACTGCCCGCATATTCTGTCTGTTCGCCGCCCCACCGGAGAGGGATCTGGAGTGGTCCGACCAGGGTGTCGAGGGATCATTCCGATTTTTGTGTCGGATCGTCCGTCTCATCGAAGATCAGGAGGCGCTTCTCAAAGAGCCTAATCCATCTATCGCGTTTCAGAAGCTTATTGCGGGTCGCGCCTTATACCGAAAGGCCCAGCAGACAATCAAACGGGTCACAGAGGATATCGAGGACGACTTTCACTTCAACACCGCTATCAGCGCCCTCATGGAGTTGGCTAACGAGATCGGCCGCTTTGAGTTGGTAGGCTCTGCGGACGACGCTGATGAGCGGCGCGTTGCCTACAGCTATGCGGTCGAGACCCTTTTGCTGCTGCTGTCACCCTTTGCACCGCATTTGTGCGAGGAGCTGTGGGAACGACTTGGTCATGACGGGAGTATCTTTCAGGCGCCATGGCCGTCCTACGATCCCGCCATCATTACGGCCGAGGAGATTGTGGTGGTGGTTCAGATCGACGGGAAGGTCCGCAGTCGGCTCGTCATGCCGGCCGATGCCGACGATACCGCCATGCGTGAGGCAGCTCTTTCGGATGAGCGGGTCAAGGGGTGGCTTGAGGACAGACCGATCCGGAAGGTCGTAGTCGTGCCGAGGAAGCTGGTGAATATTGTAACCGGGGGAGTCCGATGA
- the ilvI gene encoding Acetolactate synthase large subunit (AHAS) (Acetohydroxy-acid synthase large subunit) (ALS) (Evidence 2a : Function of homologous gene experimentally demonstrated in an other organism; PubMedId : 6308579; Product type e : enzyme) has protein sequence MKLTGSEILLRSLAEEGVDTVFGMPGGVILHTYDVMTDAAVGSKIRHILCRHEQGATHAAEGYYKASGKVGTVMVTSGPGACNTVTGVTDALLDSMAIVVFTGQVPTTAMGCDAFQEADVVGTTRTCTKHNFLALKTEDIPRIVKEAYYIARSGRPGPVLVDLPKNVIMGRAEYRGHPQELNIRGYKPTTQGHAGQIKRAVELMRTAKRPLIYGGGGIIHSEAYEELRELVDMTQIPVVLTLMGLGAFNTSDPRWLGMVGMHGTYWSNMAMIHCDLMIAIGSRFSDRVTGRLSEFGKQCKIIHIDIDPTSIRKTVHVDVPIVGDVKQVLGELNKAVGQVERHWTDDFEEWYAQIAEWKSKHPLRYGPMQDVIKPQYAIDMVFEVSEDMNPIVATGVGQHQMWAAQRYRGHRPRRWLTSGGLGTMGYGFPAAMGAQAAFPNDLVICIDGDGSFQMTNQDLITCVENNLPVKVVIINNGYLGMVRQWQELFFNRRYSQVDLTIQPNFVKLAEAYGATGLRAKHPDEVKSVLEKAFATPGPVIVDIATEREENCLPMIPPGGAIKDIIDYGDPIPEKLFQGLR, from the coding sequence ATGAAATTGACGGGATCGGAGATATTACTGAGGAGTCTGGCCGAGGAGGGCGTTGATACTGTCTTCGGTATGCCGGGTGGCGTGATCCTGCATACATATGACGTGATGACCGATGCCGCCGTTGGCTCGAAGATCCGGCATATCCTCTGCCGTCATGAGCAGGGCGCGACGCACGCGGCAGAAGGATATTATAAGGCCAGCGGTAAGGTGGGGACGGTGATGGTGACCTCCGGGCCGGGGGCCTGCAATACCGTGACGGGCGTGACCGATGCCTTGCTGGACTCCATGGCCATTGTGGTCTTTACCGGTCAGGTGCCGACAACAGCCATGGGCTGCGACGCCTTTCAGGAAGCCGACGTCGTCGGTACCACGCGCACCTGCACCAAGCACAACTTCCTCGCCCTCAAGACCGAGGACATCCCACGGATCGTCAAGGAGGCCTACTACATCGCACGCTCCGGCCGACCAGGGCCGGTGCTGGTGGACCTTCCGAAGAACGTGATTATGGGACGCGCAGAGTATCGCGGTCATCCGCAAGAACTGAACATTCGCGGCTACAAGCCGACCACTCAAGGGCATGCCGGTCAGATCAAGCGAGCGGTTGAATTGATGCGGACCGCCAAGCGGCCGCTCATATACGGGGGCGGGGGGATCATTCACTCGGAGGCGTACGAAGAGCTCCGCGAGCTGGTCGATATGACCCAGATCCCGGTTGTGCTGACGTTGATGGGTTTAGGCGCCTTCAACACATCCGATCCGCGCTGGCTCGGCATGGTGGGCATGCACGGAACCTATTGGTCAAATATGGCCATGATTCACTGCGACCTGATGATCGCCATCGGATCTCGATTTAGCGATCGGGTGACCGGGAGGCTGTCCGAATTCGGCAAACAATGCAAGATTATCCATATCGACATCGATCCGACCTCCATCAGAAAAACGGTACATGTGGATGTTCCGATTGTGGGTGATGTCAAGCAGGTGTTGGGTGAACTCAACAAAGCCGTCGGCCAGGTGGAACGACACTGGACCGACGACTTTGAGGAGTGGTATGCGCAGATCGCGGAATGGAAGTCGAAACACCCGCTGCGGTATGGCCCGATGCAGGATGTGATCAAGCCGCAGTATGCCATCGATATGGTCTTTGAGGTCAGTGAGGACATGAACCCGATTGTCGCGACCGGCGTGGGCCAGCACCAGATGTGGGCGGCGCAACGCTATCGAGGGCACAGGCCGCGCCGGTGGCTGACCTCAGGCGGTCTTGGAACGATGGGTTACGGGTTTCCCGCGGCTATGGGCGCCCAGGCGGCGTTCCCGAACGATTTAGTGATCTGCATCGATGGTGACGGCAGCTTCCAGATGACCAATCAGGACCTGATCACCTGCGTGGAAAATAATCTGCCCGTCAAGGTGGTGATTATCAACAACGGCTATCTCGGGATGGTTCGGCAGTGGCAGGAGCTCTTTTTTAACCGGCGATACTCTCAGGTGGACCTGACGATCCAGCCGAACTTTGTGAAGCTCGCCGAGGCGTATGGAGCAACCGGTCTTCGCGCCAAGCATCCGGATGAGGTCAAGTCCGTCCTGGAGAAGGCCTTCGCCACGCCGGGACCGGTTATCGTGGACATCGCCACAGAGCGTGAAGAAAATTGCCTTCCCATGATTCCGCCCGGTGGAGCGATTAAGGACATTATCGACTACGGTGATCCGATTCCGGAGAAGCTGTTTCAAGGTCTGCGATGA